Sequence from the Thermocoleostomius sinensis A174 genome:
CCGCCCTTCGTAGGGCCACGACTATCATCGTAGCGAACTCGATAGCCCTGAAACACGCGCAATGAGCCGTTGTCCATTCGAACTGGAATTGAAACTGTGAGGCTGGCTTTCGGATGCTTCAACCGCTCAGCGGCATCTTCGTGAATACTGACATACTGTAACGCCTTCTCTAGGCGACGATTGGCGTCAGACAGCAATGTATCGGTCATAAAAATCATCTCCTAAATTTTTCTGAAGCGTCTCCGGCGTCTGTAACGATTCCAACTTTGCGAGGTGAAGCGTGCATGTGCCAATCTCATCAACCGAATCCACAAACAGGCATGACGTCGGTTAGAATCTGCCTTTAAGTCAGTTGACAGTGCCTACGCTCTCTCCACATCCATGGCGATCGAAGGCAACGATTGGCAGGTATAGAAGCGGGTTATGTGCAGCGAATGGCAACACTTCTCGACGCAGCATAGCTACATCTTCAATTCTTCCGCAAAAGCTGTATCGAAAGTTACATTTTAATAAAAATTGATAATTAACAGTAGATGGTGGCGTAAGGACATGCTAAAGCTGTGAAGCTTGATGGATGGCAGGTAGTCGCAAACTCAAACAATGCCTTCCTCCAGAATTAAGGTTGAACCTGCATAGAAATATCCTGCGAGCCAGTTTTCGCTTGCCAGCACTTCAACGTGTCTAGCAGCGTACTGTCTGCACAGGATGCTAAAACAAAATCGATAGTTAGAGCGATGCTTTTGAATTGGGTTGCTTAGGGTCGCTCTTTCGGGCCATACCCGATTACCGCAACCTTGTGCCGATAAATTAGTTCAGCCCCATACCATCCGGTTAAACCAAGCAATGTGGCAACAACCAATGAAAGGAGTAGTCCTATTGGCAGGATTGCTCCTGTAGTATTTCCCCAGCGCAATCCTAAATTAACCAACGACAGAACCAGCGCTGCCACATTACCGACCATATGAAACCAGCCAGCATTATGCTGCCGAACGCGATCGATCTTCAAAAAGTCTAACATGCCCGTCAGTGCTGCAATCAATCCGGTGACAATTCCTGCTCCAATTAGCCACACCGATGCCCTGGCCCAGAATTCATCATCTGTAAACCAGTAGGCTAAATCTGTTGCTAGAACGGCCGTCAGAAAGGCGATCGGAAACGTCACTAACAAGGGATGCAAAGGATGACCAGCAATGGCAACAGTACTGGGTACGCCACTGTCGCGGTATTCTTTCTCATCACTTTCAATCAGGGGAGGAATGTTAGGGGTTTGAGTCATTGCAAAATCTCCTCAGGTTTAGTTCTATGGCTTGGATCGGTTTAATAGAAATCACTTTTTAAGTTTCGATCGTTGTAGATCGCTACTACCAATTCGTTCACAGTCAAAAACTTTACCGTGCATCTAGTGCGCAAGTTAAATCAAGAGATAATGTTCAAGATAGAGCAGAGCAACCCGTTTTGGCAGTACTCGCATAGAAGTTTAAAGAGTTCCTCCTACCGAAAACAGTAGGAGGAATTAGCGATAAACCAACCTTAATCGTTACAGTAGCTTATCTTACTTGAGAGATGAAGCTAGCTGTTGCTGTAAGCGATCTTTAGCCGCTTTGAAGTCAGTTGCCATTTTTTCACTCTGTTCACTAGAGCAATTGTTGCGAATAGCGGCAAACATCGTACTTTCTTCTTGGCGCACGTGATCCATTACCATGTCCTTCAATCGATTGACATTGGTTTTGAAGTCAGGAGAAGCAGGGTTCATGGCTCTGATCTGATCGAGTAGCACCTTCATTTCAGCCTGCTCATCGTATAGTTCTTGAGTATCACCCTCACCGTAGAAAGGACGAACCGCAGGATAAACAACTTGCTCTTCAGCTTCGGCATGAACTGTCAAATCTTTGTAGATTTGACCAAAGTATTCCTGGATCTTCTGAGGATCATTGCTTTGATTCAATTCCATGAACAGCGTGTTCACCTTTTGATGATCCATGCGAATCACGTCCTGGATGTTCATATCGGATTTATCAGAGGACTGAGTGACAACGCTACCAGCTACACCTGATAAAGCGGCAACAGCGTCCTGTACCCGTGCCCACAGGCCTTGATCTGCTTCTTGCCCCGTTAGTTCCAGAACTCCTAAAATTTCGAGAATGCCTTTTAGTTGCTCTTGATGAGCACGGTTCTCGAAGTTAACTGTGTTCAGCGGGGTGATGGCAGCTTCCACATCTGCGCCTACTTTTTGGGCTGCCTTATGCACCAACAATCCAGACATAGTTTGTTGATGCTTGAGTAATTCGTGCTGAGCAACCTTCTCATAAATAGAAAGCTTAGAACCAGACATCAGTTCTTCCACTTTCTTGGTCATTTCAGTAACGGTTTCCTTAGGTTCCGATCGGACACCATATTGAACAATGACAGTATCCAAAACACCTAGATTCTTTTGATCATCTTCTAGCATGTTCTGAAAACGCTCTTTAATTTTTTCATCCGACATTTCAGACAAGAATCGGCGTTCGTTGCTGATCAATAACTCTTGAATAACACGCATGCTCGCTAGCTTTTCAGCGATCGCCATACGCTTTGTGTCGTCTAGAGTCGTTACCATGTTTTGTTCTCCTTCATCAATGCAATTGAACATGCATGTAACGTTAGTGTTGCATTACAACTCTGCACTATTCATCGATCTAACGGTCGAACTCATCTAACAGGGTTTTGCTACTACAGCTATCAAAACCTTGGTAAAAGGTATTATTGAATTCAATAAAATGTAAAGAAGCTTGAGAAAAATGCTAGTCGCTACTCTCAGCCTTTAGATAGAGCTTAGAGGTTGCACTTCAATCAGGTTTAACACCAAAGCGCTATGTCATTTATCTTGTTAAAGTACTTAACTAAGCTTAATTAAGCCTTAACAAACACAAAAGAAGATGAATTCCCTCATGTGGCAGAGGTGATAACCAAGTGGATCTTCTACAGTAAATTAAACCCAAAGGATTGAATTCATTAAATTTAGAGAAAGGATGGTCAATGGCTCTATGAATAAGGACTCCATGCATCAATCTAATCAAGAAATCAAGCAGCCCATGGCTCCTGAGGAAGTAGATCCTCAGCAAAAGCAAGAGCAAAAGGAAGAGCTAGAAGCTCGGGGAAATAACCTTACAATTAATCCTGGCGATCGCATTGACGAATCAAAATCTTTGGAGGAGAAAGCAAAGCAAGTAGCTGTGGATGCTCCTGATATTACGGGTGATCACATCGTTGTACCAACCTACTTTGTAGTCGATGAACCCGATGGTGAGCAAAAGGCTCTACACCACGTCAAAGATGCAGAAGAAATTTCCGATGTCATCCGACAGGCCAGAATGGATGAAAATGGGGAACGGACTTGGCGCTAGAACATTCTCTGAATCTATAGCTTTGACACTAGGATTTCTCTATCTGTTGCCGATGCGGATGCCAATAGGCAGAAGTATGGAATATCCCCCATCCAATACTGGAGGGGGATATTTAGTTAAAACCTCACCTGCGCGTTAGTTCAGGGCAAAGGGAACCTGTCACGTTTAAAGCTCTCTATGCGAGAAGAAGTTGGGGGATGAAAGTCAATCTAGCAAACGTGGCACGTTTCTATAGCAAACAGCATAAGCAAGAACGCTGAAATCAAAAAGTACATGCAACGATCTGTTTCTTTTGCAATCGGTCTAAAGATAGATATTCCACGACTGATTTTGGTTGCTAATGCGACTTTGGCTAGACGAAGAATTTGTTCTGTCTCGTTAACTTTATGAGGTGACTATTTGCTCTTTTTTCCTGCCTTGCGAGTGAATAGGAGTACAATCTATCTATTAGAGACTTGGATAGATTGGTAGAGAATCCCATGAATAAGTGATCGTGAAGCATTTGATTTTTGTGGTGGCAGGAGCGTTTTCAAGGTCACTTATTTCTGAAATAACTAAGTGTATTGGAGTTGTACCATGAACAACATGACTCATAAGGTTCTTAGTGGACTAAATAACATTGTTTCTGTTTTTAAACAGTTCCGGTTAGAGCGAATTTTTATTGTAGTTGTTGCTGCTTGTTTGGTTCTAGTCACTACCGCTTGCAGCCCTGATTCTCCTAGAGTTTCGGGATCTGGTTCCTATAATGAGCGGGTAGGACAGCCTAACGGATTGCGCGAGTACACCGATCGGGCTGACAATAAATCTCGCCCAGACTTGAGTTCTTACCAAGATGAGACCGCTCGCGATTCTAGCGCAACCCGCGCTAAGGCTAAAGAACTTTCTCAACGCGCCCGTGAAAATGTTAAACAGGTTCAAACCCCAGGTGAGTTGATTGAGGAAGTTCAAGAAGGGCCATCTTTGGGTGCGCGCACTCGCAATGTATTAGATAACGTTGGCGAAGCCGTAGAGAACTTTAAGGACGATTTTGCCGAAGGCACCCGTGAGAATGCAGAGCGGTTACAGGCTGGTGCAGATAAGGCAGGGAGAAACGCACAGATGACAGCTAAGCAGATTCAGCGGAATGCTCAACAGGCGGCTGATGATGTGGCAGATACCGTTCGCGATCGGGCATAATCGCGCATTTGGTGTAAGTTTACGAATGTTTGGAGGAAACCAAGATGGCGTATAGCAATGACCCTGTCGAGCGAGTCGTTGTACCTTCTGTCCCTGTAGCAACGGTTGATTACCACGACCGAGTACGCTGGGGCCCAATTTTGGCAGGACTGTTCGTGGCAATCAGTACTCAGTTAGTTCTAAGCGGAATTGGGGCCGCGATCGGTTTGACGGGTGTTGCCGCATCAGATACGCCGGGGGCAGATGCACCAACGGTGGGAACGGCTGTTGGAATTTGGGCCATCATTAGTTTGCTGATTGCCTTATTTCTAGGTGGCTGGATTACTGCTCGTGCGTGTGGGCCAATGAATCGAAGCACTGCGTTGCTAAATGGCGCGATTCTATGGGCAACGACACTTGCGTTAAGTTCATGGTTATTGGCGACGGGTGTAGCGGGTGCGTTTGGCGCCGTCGCCTCGAATGCAGGAGACATCATTAACCAAGTGCAGCAGGGAGGCACTGCTGTACCTACTGATCCGAACTTGACCGCGCAGCAGGTTCAGGACGCTGCGGCCAATGCAGCAAAAGCAGGTTGGGCCTTTGCATTTGGCGCGCTGTTGGGATTGATTGCAGCAATGGTTGGTGCCTCGGTCGGTGCACGATCGCTGCATACAACGACCGTTGCACGCACTGATCGCCCCTATGTACAGTAGTTAAGTGCGATCGTTGCGAGTGGGGCCGCGCATAGTGGGCCTCACGAGTAAACAAAGGGTGAACAAAGGTAGTCATGCTTAGTTCTTTTGCCTGAATAAACTCACCTAACCCCAGATTTGAATCAACTCGAAACAGATGTTTCAGCCTTTGGTCATTGCCAGAGGCTTTTTTGTTGTGGTGTTAAGCACGTTACGATCACAATGCTTCTATTTCTTTAGAATTCTTAAAACTATTGCTGAAGGCAGACCGCAATGATGGATCGGATCGCTAGGATCAAAAAACAATACAAAGTTAAAACAATAACCTAAAACACAAGCGGTGCAAGCTCTTCCACGGTTTTGCTGTTGCTAACTAACCCGCTACACCTGCTCATTTATCATTCAGTTCACCGCTGGTAGTTTTATTTTGGAATAACCCACCATGCAAGAAGCCGTTGCTCCCGTCCAATCTTCCACAAACCTAGAAACAAGTCAACCGTCTGTTCCCTCGGCAACGGTCGTTCCATCATCTGACATCAGCCATTTTCACTCAAAAACGATCGACTTCAAAAAAGGGATATGGCTTTTAGGACTTTCATCTTGGGGAGTGGGTATTTTTAGCAGAACCGTCCTTGCGTTAACTGATGGTTATTTCACAGTTGTTGAACTGTCACAAGTCCTGCTGAGTTTGTTACTTTTTCTTAGCTGGTTGTGCTTCAAACCAAACAGTTCTGACTCCAGTGCAAGTTGCGATTATAGTATTCTGAAGCTGAGTGAATATCAGACGAACTTCAACGATCGGCAACGTCAACTATATCTTGATACAACTCAATTGCGAATGGCTGAACTGCGCAATCAGCACATGATTACTCAGGAATATGTGTTTCCGTTTCCGTACCTCTGCCAAATTTATCACTTGTTGAATCTTAAGCATTTGGAGGATGTACATAACTTCAGTCTTAGTAATTTGAAAGTGGTAAAAGTGAGTGAAACTCAATCAACCACGATCGGAGGAACCATGCGCTTTCAAACTATTTTGGATTCTCCTATCAATACTTTGAGAATTTGGCGGCAATCTCTAGTTGAGGTTGAATTAATTTTGCACACGCCCTATACGATCGA
This genomic interval carries:
- a CDS encoding DUF2231 domain-containing protein, encoding MTQTPNIPPLIESDEKEYRDSGVPSTVAIAGHPLHPLLVTFPIAFLTAVLATDLAYWFTDDEFWARASVWLIGAGIVTGLIAALTGMLDFLKIDRVRQHNAGWFHMVGNVAALVLSLVNLGLRWGNTTGAILPIGLLLSLVVATLLGLTGWYGAELIYRHKVAVIGYGPKERP
- a CDS encoding hemerythrin domain-containing protein; its protein translation is MVTTLDDTKRMAIAEKLASMRVIQELLISNERRFLSEMSDEKIKERFQNMLEDDQKNLGVLDTVIVQYGVRSEPKETVTEMTKKVEELMSGSKLSIYEKVAQHELLKHQQTMSGLLVHKAAQKVGADVEAAITPLNTVNFENRAHQEQLKGILEILGVLELTGQEADQGLWARVQDAVAALSGVAGSVVTQSSDKSDMNIQDVIRMDHQKVNTLFMELNQSNDPQKIQEYFGQIYKDLTVHAEAEEQVVYPAVRPFYGEGDTQELYDEQAEMKVLLDQIRAMNPASPDFKTNVNRLKDMVMDHVRQEESTMFAAIRNNCSSEQSEKMATDFKAAKDRLQQQLASSLK